One region of Sphingomonas adhaesiva genomic DNA includes:
- a CDS encoding DUF2442 domain-containing protein — MNISARISDERVLDVRFDEASLIVDLMDGRTISAPLAWYPRLMNATPEQRSHWEKAGAGYGIHWPDVDEDLSTEGLLRGAPAPRAA, encoded by the coding sequence ATGAATATTTCGGCTAGGATCAGCGATGAGCGCGTCCTTGATGTACGCTTCGACGAGGCGAGCCTGATCGTCGACCTGATGGATGGGCGGACGATCTCTGCCCCGCTCGCCTGGTATCCGCGACTGATGAACGCGACGCCCGAGCAGCGGTCGCATTGGGAGAAGGCCGGCGCGGGTTACGGCATTCATTGGCCGGACGTGGACGAGGACCTCAGTACCGAGGGCCTGCTCCGCGGCGCACCGGCACCACGCGCAGCATGA
- a CDS encoding DUF4160 domain-containing protein produces MPTVLRIEAFRFYFYSHEPHEPPHVHVDRGEATIKVWLEPVEVAKSRGFRAHEINGILDMVAEHRETLLEAWHEYFG; encoded by the coding sequence ATGCCGACGGTGCTGCGGATCGAAGCGTTTCGTTTCTACTTCTACAGTCACGAGCCCCATGAGCCGCCGCACGTGCACGTCGACCGCGGCGAGGCGACGATCAAGGTGTGGCTGGAGCCGGTGGAGGTCGCCAAGAGCCGCGGGTTCCGAGCGCACGAGATCAATGGCATTCTCGATATGGTCGCGGAGCATCGCGAAACGCTTCTGGAGGCGTGGCATGAATATTTCGGCTAG
- the bioB gene encoding biotin synthase BioB produces the protein MTTVTRNDWTREEIADLFDLSFDELMYRAQTVHRAHHAAGEVQLCTLLSIKTGGCPEDCGYCSQSVAADSGVKATKLMDVQAVLQRAAEAKDAGSQRFCMGAAWRNPKDRDMDAIVQMIEGVRGMGMETCMTLGMLTPAQAQRLSAAGLDYYNHNIDTSPERYGEVITTRTFGERLETLENVRQAGINVCCGGIVGMGETRDDRVGFVHALATLPRHPESVPVNALVPVKGTVLGDMLADTPLAKIDDIEFVRTVAVARIAMPLSMVRLSAGRESMSEATQALCFMAGANSIFTGDKLLTAGNRGDSADAALFAKLGVRAMQAEEPMRARVCEAAE, from the coding sequence ATGACGACCGTGACGCGCAACGACTGGACCCGGGAAGAGATCGCGGACCTCTTCGACCTGTCGTTCGACGAATTGATGTACCGCGCGCAGACGGTGCATCGCGCGCATCATGCCGCGGGCGAGGTGCAATTGTGCACCCTGCTGTCGATCAAGACCGGCGGCTGCCCGGAGGATTGCGGCTATTGCTCGCAATCGGTCGCGGCGGACAGCGGGGTCAAGGCGACGAAGCTGATGGACGTGCAGGCGGTGCTCCAGCGCGCGGCGGAGGCGAAGGACGCCGGCTCGCAGCGCTTCTGCATGGGGGCGGCGTGGCGCAACCCCAAGGACCGCGACATGGACGCGATCGTCCAGATGATCGAGGGCGTGCGCGGCATGGGGATGGAAACCTGCATGACGCTGGGGATGCTGACGCCGGCACAGGCGCAGCGGCTGAGCGCGGCGGGGCTCGATTACTACAACCACAATATCGACACCTCGCCCGAGCGGTATGGCGAGGTCATCACGACGCGCACCTTCGGCGAGCGGCTGGAGACGCTGGAGAACGTGCGGCAGGCCGGGATCAACGTGTGCTGCGGCGGGATCGTCGGCATGGGCGAGACGCGCGACGACCGCGTCGGCTTCGTCCACGCGCTCGCCACGCTGCCGCGTCATCCCGAGAGCGTGCCGGTCAATGCGCTGGTGCCGGTGAAGGGCACGGTGCTGGGCGACATGCTGGCCGACACGCCGCTCGCCAAGATCGACGACATCGAGTTCGTGCGGACGGTGGCGGTCGCGCGCATCGCGATGCCGCTGAGCATGGTGCGGCTGTCGGCGGGGCGCGAGAGCATGTCGGAGGCGACGCAGGCGCTTTGCTTCATGGCGGGAGCGAACTCGATCTTCACCGGCGACAAGCTGCTGACCGCGGGCAACCGCGGCGACAGCGCGGACGCGGCGCTGTTCGCGAAGCTGGGCGTGCGCGCGATGCAGGCGGAGGAGCCGATGCGCGCGCGGGTGTGCGAGGCGGCGGAATAA